In the genome of Mucisphaera calidilacus, one region contains:
- a CDS encoding rhodanese-like domain-containing protein — protein sequence MPQDPASPEISPEQVKRMLDAGEPFLLLDVREPDERAIASINGSILIPMGDIPARLYELREHEDRLVVAFCHAGIRSLNVAHYLLQQGFDEVASMAGGIDAWSTRIDPNVPRY from the coding sequence ATGCCTCAGGACCCGGCATCCCCGGAAATCAGCCCCGAGCAGGTCAAACGAATGCTCGACGCGGGCGAACCCTTCCTGCTGCTCGACGTCCGCGAGCCCGATGAACGCGCCATCGCCAGCATCAACGGATCGATCCTCATACCCATGGGCGACATCCCCGCCCGGCTCTACGAGCTCCGTGAGCACGAGGATCGACTGGTCGTCGCCTTCTGCCACGCCGGTATCCGCTCCCTGAATGTGGCTCACTACCTCCTCCAGCAGGGCTTCGACGAGGTAGCCTCCATGGCCGGCGGCATCGACGCCTGGTCGACCCGGATCGATCCCAACGTCCCTCGTTATTAA
- a CDS encoding NAD-dependent epimerase/dehydratase family protein, with the protein MTHIIDSPIDWHALHAPKIAGRRLLVTGGAGFIGSHLIDAILAAGGAVTVLDDLSTGDPRHVRDDAEHYRFVRGTILDQTTVEEAAADCDAIVHLAALGSVPQSVAEPTRYHQVNEIGTLRVLEAARTTGVRRVLLASSAAVYGNSELLPKHEDMPTDPASPYAANKVAGESMLKAYARAYQPLDTVSLRFFNIFGPRQNANSAYAAAIAAFANRLSHGLAPTIFGDGKQSRDFCDVANVAHAILLAITRPDLLDGVSINIACAESITVQRLAEGMIQRFGRTSLQTIHEPERPGDVRHSLASIDRARGLLGYEPLVDFDTGLERTCDWYLRQAASEAAA; encoded by the coding sequence TTGACGCACATCATCGACAGCCCGATCGACTGGCACGCCCTCCACGCCCCGAAGATCGCCGGACGACGCCTGCTGGTCACCGGCGGGGCCGGTTTTATCGGGTCTCACCTCATCGACGCCATCCTCGCCGCTGGCGGCGCCGTGACCGTCCTCGACGACCTCTCCACGGGTGATCCCAGGCACGTCCGCGACGACGCCGAGCACTACCGCTTCGTCCGCGGAACGATCCTCGACCAGACCACCGTCGAAGAGGCCGCCGCCGACTGCGACGCCATCGTCCACCTCGCCGCCCTCGGCTCCGTGCCCCAGTCTGTCGCTGAGCCAACCCGCTACCACCAGGTCAACGAAATCGGCACGCTCCGCGTCCTCGAGGCCGCACGGACCACCGGCGTCCGACGCGTCCTCCTCGCTTCCTCCGCGGCGGTCTACGGCAACAGCGAACTGCTCCCCAAGCACGAGGACATGCCCACCGACCCCGCCAGCCCCTACGCAGCTAACAAGGTGGCCGGCGAGTCGATGCTCAAGGCCTACGCCCGCGCCTACCAGCCCCTCGACACGGTCTCGCTCCGCTTCTTCAACATCTTCGGGCCACGGCAGAACGCCAACTCCGCCTACGCCGCCGCCATCGCCGCCTTCGCCAACCGACTCAGCCACGGACTCGCCCCGACGATCTTTGGCGACGGCAAACAGTCACGCGACTTCTGCGACGTCGCCAACGTCGCCCACGCCATCCTCCTCGCCATCACACGCCCCGACCTGCTCGACGGCGTCTCCATCAACATCGCCTGCGCCGAGTCCATCACCGTCCAGCGACTCGCCGAGGGCATGATCCAACGCTTCGGACGCACCAGCCTCCAGACGATCCACGAGCCCGAACGCCCAGGCGACGTCCGCCACTCACTTGCCTCCATCGATCGTGCCCGCGGACTGCTCGGCTACGAACCCCTCGTCGATTTCGACACCGGCCTCGAACGCACCTGCGACTGGTACCTCAGGCAGGCCGCCAGCGAAGCCGCCGCCTGA